From a single Brassica napus cultivar Da-Ae chromosome C9, Da-Ae, whole genome shotgun sequence genomic region:
- the LOC106384087 gene encoding glutathione S-transferase T3-like — MDHNNNPFNTQNSSNFPFNYPNPNNYHFQNQPSNTPQNIPNYGFAPNFFMPSSVPNYPPYYGSVIPNLSQRPPISSASMGNDVVPNIGTTEFPEFSTQIGLGVTSAVNEGTRKENEEDSTHACRKSPKWTTDQNLVLISGWIKYGTDSVVGRNQKSEAYWGKIDEYCNEYCSFNPPRDGASCRNHYNYMSKKLSKWVGAYDNATRMQQSGWSENDVLAKAHEIYSGGKNEHFNLMSEWHALRDQPRYGSQVGGNSGSSSGSKRSHENDASDSNSVGSSVRPMGRDATKKKGKKKNVGVTLEMVNEEWNEFKQFKEQELKRLDKIAKRQEKANQLMKEKTQAKKMKMFMKLSEKEHLDDKNKQLLEKLSHDLFGN, encoded by the coding sequence atGGATCACAATAATAATCCATTTAACACTCAAAATTCGTCAAATTTTCCTTTCAACTATCCAAATCCCAACAACtatcattttcaaaatcaaCCTTCAAACACACCCcaaaatataccaaattatgGTTTTGCACCAAATTTCTTTATGCCATCATCTGTTCCAAACTATCCTCCGTATTATGGATCGGTGATACCAAATTTATCTCAAAGGCCTCCTATTTCTTCAGCTTCAATGGGTAATGATGTTGTACCAAATATTGGAACAACCGAATTTCCAGAATTTTCTACACAAATAGGTCTTGGTGTCACGAGCGCTGTCAATGAAGGCACTCGAaaggaaaatgaagaagattCAACTCATGCTTGCCGCAAAAGCCCGAAATGGACCACTGATCAAAATTTGGTGCTAATTAGTGGTTGGATTAAGTATGGAACTGATAGTGTTGTTGGCAGGAACCAAAAAAGTGAAGCATATTGGGGGAAAATTGATGAGTACTGTAATGAGTATTGCTCATTTAATCCTCCACGAGATGGAGCTTCGTGCAGAAACCATTACAACTATATGAGCAAAAAGTTGAGCAAATGGGTTGGCGCGTACGATAATGCTACGCGTATGCAACAAAGTGGGTGGTCGGAGAATGATGTCCTAGCAAAAGCGCATGAAATATATTCAGGTGGTAAGAATGAACATTTCAATTTAATGTCAGAATGGCATGCTCTCCGTGATCAACCACGGTATGGTAGCCAGGTAGGAGGAAACAGTGGTTCAAGTAGTGGATCTAAGAGATCCCACGAAAATGATGCAAGTGACTCTAATTCTGTCGGATCTAGTGTCCGTCCAATGGGGAGAGacgcaacaaaaaaaaaaggtaaaaagaaaaacGTCGGTGTAACTTTGGAGATGGTCAACGAAGAGTGGAATGAATTCAAACAATTCAAAGAACAGGAATTGAAACGATTGGACAAAATAGCCAAGAGACAAGAGAAGGCAAACCAATTGATGAAAGAAAAGACTCAAgctaagaagatgaagatgttcATGAAGCTAAGTGAAAAAGAGCATCTCGACGACAAGAACAAACAGCTGTTGGAGAAGTTGAGCCACGATCTATTTGGAAATTAA
- the LOC111210542 gene encoding uncharacterized protein LOC111210542 isoform X2, whose amino-acid sequence MKFLLELVVPCFGSQQFHQSAATADDSISGETQSLMKQRRRRKRVRVAGQPGQAAEWTPSLSVISEHKPAVKETSEKVKEKRKIRRKSDGGGGDASSRSGGGHVRFRSDDFG is encoded by the exons ATGAAATTCTTGTTGGAGCTCGTCGTGCCTTGTTTTGGTTCGCAGCAGTTCCACCAATCCGCCGCAACCGCGGATGATTCTATTTCCGGCGAAACGCAGTCGTTAATGAAACAGCGAAGGAGGCGGAAACGCGTTAGAGTTGCGGGTCAACCGGGCCAAGCGGCGGAGTGGACGCCGTCCCTCAGCGTTATCTCGGAGCACAAGCCGGCGGTAAAGGAGACATCGGAAAAGGTGAAAGAGAAGAGGAAAATCCGTCGTAAAAGTGATGGTGGCGGTGGAGACGCGTCGTCCCGATCCGGTGGTGGTCATGTTCGTTTCCGCAGTGACGATTTCGG ataa
- the LOC125592674 gene encoding uncharacterized protein LOC125592674: MDPSEFPFDIEAYKKQSEIEERYIVNRFRERRKKIVEEQTPRSKRKYFKRDHVAANQRLIDDYFANQPTYDDAIFRRRFRMRKHVFLRIVGDLSSNDNYFTQRVDAANKEGISPLAKCTTAMRMLAYGVVADAVDEYIKIGGTLNDINVLDRSPVFDDVEQGNTLRVKFFLNQRPYDMAYYLADGIYPSYPTFVKSIRLPQSEPDKLFAKYQEGCRKDIERAFGVLQARFKIIREPARMWDIADLAIIMRSCIILHNMIVEDERDTYAQHWTDYDQSEASGSSTPQPFSTEVLPVFANHVRARSELRDSKVHHELQANLVKHI, from the exons ATGGATCCGTCAGAATTTCCTTTTGATATTGAAGCTTACAAAAAACAGTCTGAAATTGAAGAGAGATACATCGTTAATCGGTTTAGAGAGCGtcgaaaaaaaattgttgaagaaCAAACACCTCGCAGCAAGAGAAAATACTTCAAAAGAGATCATGTTGCTGCAAATCAAAGGCTTATTGATGATTACTTTGCGAATCaaccaacatatgatgatgcaATATTTCGTCGGCGATTCAGGATGcgaaaacatgtttttcttcGGATCGTTGGAGACCTATCAAGCAATGACAACTACTTCACCCAGCGAGTTGATGCAGCCAATAAAGAAGGTATATCTCCATTGGCAAAATGTACTACTGCCATGCGAATGCTAGCATATGGTGTTGTGGCTGATGCAGTCGACGAATATATCAAAATAGGAG GCACATTAAACGACATAAATGTTCTAGATCGTTCTCCGGTGTTTGATGATGTTGAACAAGGAAATACTCTTAGAGTGAAATTTTTCCTGAATCAACGTCCGTATGACATGGCATACTATCTAGCTGATGGTATCTATCCTTCTTATCCAACTTTCGTCAAATCAATCCGACTTCCTCAAAGTGAGCCAGACAAGTTATTTGCAAAATATCAAGAAGGATGTCGGAAGGACATCGAACGTGCATTTGGAGTTTTACAGGCTCGATTCAAAATCATTCGTGAACCAGCTCGCATGTGGGATATAGCCGATTTGGCTATCATCATGCGGTCATGTATCATATTGCATAATATGATTGTTGAAGATGAACGAGATACATATGCTCAACATTGGACCGATTATGATCAATCTGAGGCAAGTGGTTCTAGTACACCACAACCATTTTCGACTGAGGTGTTACCCGTTTTTGCAAATCATGTGCGTGCTAGATCTGAATTACGTGATTCAAAGGTACATCACGAATTGCAAGCAAATCTAGTCAAACACATATGA